A stretch of Natronococcus sp. CG52 DNA encodes these proteins:
- a CDS encoding DUF5806 family protein: MDEDGPSAGGTTDESRDADVAETTATRDDSEQQRDDAMPGVPDPEPEGSDVPEDVRKYARFKKMDGAQYERVNEFLRDRTYITAREWAIARLCSDFRTETGVEMTKIGENLPELVPFMTDTYTPQAVNQARSSFEEKVRMAGATFLYGAMCDFFTAEELDDVMYESTEVAKFLLEVEGVDLSVEDELEAEERISSVMREVRDASAELRERDEE, encoded by the coding sequence ATGGACGAGGACGGACCGAGTGCAGGAGGGACGACGGACGAGAGCCGTGACGCCGACGTAGCCGAAACGACGGCCACCCGTGATGATAGCGAACAGCAGCGCGACGACGCGATGCCGGGCGTTCCGGATCCCGAACCCGAGGGGAGCGACGTGCCGGAAGACGTTCGAAAGTACGCCCGCTTCAAGAAGATGGACGGCGCCCAGTACGAGCGGGTCAACGAGTTCCTTCGCGACCGGACCTACATCACGGCCAGGGAGTGGGCTATCGCGCGGCTCTGTTCTGACTTCCGGACCGAGACCGGCGTCGAGATGACCAAGATCGGCGAGAACCTCCCCGAACTCGTCCCCTTCATGACCGACACCTACACGCCGCAGGCGGTCAACCAGGCTCGCTCGTCGTTCGAGGAGAAGGTGCGCATGGCGGGCGCGACCTTCCTCTACGGGGCGATGTGCGACTTCTTCACCGCCGAAGAGCTCGACGACGTGATGTACGAGTCGACCGAGGTCGCCAAGTTTCTGCTCGAGGTCGAAGGCGTCGACCTCTCCGTCGAGGACGAACTCGAGGCCGAGGAGCGCATCTCGAGCGTGATGCGGGAGGTGCGCGACGCGAGCGCGGAGCTTCGGGAGCGGGACGAGGAGTGA
- a CDS encoding ethanolamine ammonia-lyase reactivating factor EutA, which yields MTERPERLTSVGVDVGTTTTHVIVSRLRVETPPGGAASPEITDREVVHRGTVRETPLLDAETIDVDRVAAFVDRELEAAGVEPANVDTGAVIVTGETARRENAEPLVHRIAADAGQFVAATAGADLEAVLAGRGSGAATRAAETGGTVANVDVGGGTTNIAIFEGRPSAGRGRSGARVGETRCLDVGGRLVGFDDGGRISSISPPAQLLADALELPIAVGERPDDETLAALAGAMADRIVALLEGPPFDPLTRDLVIGDPPEEPVDLDGVVFSGGVGRLVDAPPSDPFEYGDLGGLLAASLSSHETVRSWPMLESAEDIRATVVGAGTETTALSGRTISLEADALPLRNVPVAAVAGVADREGDALVSRFEATVSRIEELHDPADLDAVALAINDVGSLEYERLQAVADALEEALEALSRSVSVVVVTRQNCAKVLGQTLRSRTDRRLLVLDEVRIADGDYLDMGAPMAGHESVPVVVKTLAFGE from the coding sequence GTGACCGAACGTCCGGAGCGGCTGACGAGCGTCGGCGTCGACGTCGGCACGACCACGACCCACGTAATCGTCAGCCGCCTGCGAGTCGAGACGCCGCCGGGAGGCGCCGCGAGCCCCGAGATCACCGACCGCGAGGTCGTCCACCGCGGGACGGTCCGCGAGACGCCGCTGCTCGACGCCGAGACGATCGACGTCGACCGCGTCGCGGCGTTCGTCGACCGCGAACTCGAGGCGGCCGGCGTCGAACCCGCGAACGTCGACACCGGTGCGGTGATCGTCACCGGCGAGACCGCGCGCCGGGAGAACGCCGAACCGCTCGTCCACCGGATCGCGGCGGACGCGGGCCAGTTCGTCGCGGCGACGGCCGGCGCCGACCTCGAGGCGGTGCTCGCCGGCCGCGGCTCCGGGGCGGCGACCCGCGCCGCCGAGACGGGCGGTACCGTCGCCAACGTCGACGTCGGCGGAGGCACGACCAACATCGCTATCTTCGAGGGTCGACCGAGTGCGGGTCGCGGGCGGAGCGGAGCGCGCGTCGGAGAGACGCGCTGTCTGGACGTCGGCGGTCGGCTCGTCGGGTTCGACGACGGAGGCCGGATCAGCTCGATCTCTCCGCCGGCACAGTTGCTCGCGGACGCGCTCGAGCTTCCGATCGCGGTCGGCGAACGGCCCGACGACGAAACGCTCGCCGCGCTCGCGGGGGCGATGGCGGATCGAATCGTCGCTCTGCTCGAAGGGCCGCCGTTCGACCCCCTCACGCGCGACCTGGTGATCGGCGACCCTCCGGAGGAACCGGTCGACCTGGACGGCGTCGTCTTCAGCGGCGGCGTCGGCCGACTCGTCGACGCGCCGCCGTCCGACCCGTTCGAGTACGGCGATCTCGGCGGGCTCCTCGCGGCGAGCCTCTCGAGCCACGAGACGGTCCGGTCGTGGCCGATGCTCGAGTCCGCGGAGGACATCCGGGCGACCGTCGTCGGCGCCGGGACCGAGACGACCGCCCTCAGCGGCCGCACGATCTCGCTCGAGGCCGACGCGCTTCCGCTGCGAAACGTTCCGGTCGCCGCGGTCGCGGGCGTCGCCGACCGTGAGGGCGACGCGCTCGTCTCGCGGTTCGAAGCGACGGTCTCCCGGATCGAGGAACTGCACGATCCCGCGGACCTCGACGCCGTCGCGCTCGCGATCAACGACGTCGGTTCCCTGGAGTACGAGCGGCTACAGGCGGTCGCCGATGCGCTCGAGGAGGCACTCGAGGCGCTCTCACGATCGGTATCCGTCGTCGTCGTCACTCGTCAGAACTGCGCGAAGGTCCTCGGACAGACGCTCCGGAGCCGAACGGACCGGCGGCTGCTCGTGCTCGACGAAGTACGAATCGCGGACGGGGACTACCTCGATATGGGGGCGCCGATGGCGGGCCACGAGAGCGTTCCCGTGGTGGTGAAAACGCTCGCCTTCGGGGAGTAA
- the eutC gene encoding ethanolamine ammonia-lyase subunit EutC — protein sequence MASNTDSDSDALESTPDHDSNRDHADEESLRRIVDRTPTRLGVGRAGPRPTTESLLEFRADHGVARDAVRSQVRDELIEDLDLVRLRTRVADKDQYLARPDLGQELDDGSLERLERECQSDPEVQIVVSDGLSSTAVEANVPELLAVLRDGLENRGISVGTPVFVEFGRVDVMDAVGEELGADCCVNLIGERPGLRTAESLSAYLVYGPERGMATAKKSVVSNVHGGGLPPVEAGAELVDLLAEMLEEKASGIDLREDDREFRTES from the coding sequence ATGGCATCCAACACCGATTCCGACTCCGACGCGCTCGAATCGACTCCCGATCACGACTCCAACCGCGATCACGCGGACGAGGAATCGCTCCGGCGAATCGTCGACCGCACGCCGACGCGCCTCGGCGTCGGTCGCGCCGGCCCGCGACCGACCACCGAGTCGCTGCTCGAGTTCCGGGCGGACCACGGCGTCGCCCGCGACGCGGTGCGCTCGCAGGTGAGAGACGAACTGATCGAGGACCTCGACCTCGTCAGGCTGCGGACGCGAGTCGCGGACAAGGATCAGTACCTCGCCCGGCCCGACCTCGGTCAAGAGCTCGACGACGGGAGCCTCGAGCGACTCGAGCGCGAGTGCCAATCCGACCCCGAAGTCCAGATCGTCGTCAGCGACGGGCTCTCGTCGACCGCCGTCGAGGCGAACGTCCCGGAACTACTGGCGGTCCTCCGGGACGGGCTCGAGAATCGCGGTATCTCCGTCGGAACGCCGGTCTTCGTCGAGTTCGGCCGCGTGGACGTGATGGACGCCGTCGGCGAGGAACTCGGCGCCGACTGCTGCGTGAACCTCATCGGCGAACGACCCGGTCTTCGGACCGCCGAGAGCCTGAGCGCGTACCTGGTGTACGGCCCGGAGCGGGGGATGGCGACCGCCAAGAAGTCGGTCGTCTCGAACGTCCACGGCGGCGGCCTCCCGCCGGTCGAGGCCGGCGCCGAACTCGTCGACCTGCTCGCCGAGATGCTTGAGGAGAAAGCCAGCGGTATCGACCTCCGCGAGGACGACCGCGAGTTCCGGACGGAGTCCTGA
- a CDS encoding thiolase family protein, which yields MTQTPVVVEAVRTPQGKEDGVFADLRSEDLSVALIDDILAETGLTGAEVDDLMWGCAQQRGEQGNNMARVIALLSELGEDVPGTTINRWCASSMQAVISASDAIAAGNRDAIIAGGVENMSRVPMGENHSNVHPKMAEYYNIGELQMGMTAEKVAEEYGVSREEQDEYAAQSQQRAAEATEEGRFDDEIVPIETEDGTVDEDEGIRPGTTAEKLAELPTVFKSDGTVTPGNASQISDGASALLVTSEAFAEEHDLEILAEVGRNNVAGVDPTVMGIGPVPATEGLLERNGRDIEEYDLVELNEAFASQSLYSRDQLGIDPDIFNVNGGAIAIGHPLGASGARLPVTLIHELQKRGGGLGLATLCVGFGQGAAIEFEVD from the coding sequence ATGACACAGACACCGGTCGTTGTCGAGGCAGTACGAACTCCGCAGGGGAAAGAAGACGGCGTCTTCGCGGACCTCCGCAGCGAGGACCTGTCGGTGGCGCTGATCGACGATATCCTCGCCGAAACCGGCCTCACCGGTGCGGAGGTGGACGACCTGATGTGGGGCTGTGCCCAGCAACGCGGCGAGCAGGGGAACAACATGGCTCGCGTCATCGCGCTCCTGTCGGAACTGGGCGAGGACGTTCCCGGGACGACGATCAACCGCTGGTGTGCCTCGTCGATGCAGGCGGTCATCTCCGCCTCGGACGCGATCGCCGCGGGCAACCGCGACGCGATCATCGCCGGCGGCGTCGAGAACATGTCCCGCGTCCCGATGGGCGAGAATCACTCGAACGTCCACCCGAAGATGGCCGAGTACTACAACATCGGCGAACTGCAGATGGGGATGACCGCCGAGAAGGTCGCCGAGGAGTACGGCGTCAGCCGCGAGGAACAGGACGAGTACGCCGCACAGAGCCAGCAGCGCGCCGCCGAGGCGACCGAGGAAGGCCGCTTCGACGACGAGATCGTCCCGATCGAAACCGAGGACGGCACCGTCGACGAGGACGAGGGGATCCGCCCCGGAACGACCGCCGAGAAGCTCGCCGAACTGCCGACCGTCTTCAAGTCCGACGGCACCGTCACCCCCGGCAACGCCTCCCAGATCTCCGACGGCGCCTCCGCCCTGCTCGTGACGAGCGAGGCCTTCGCCGAGGAGCACGACCTCGAGATCCTGGCCGAAGTCGGCCGGAACAACGTCGCCGGCGTCGACCCCACCGTTATGGGAATCGGCCCGGTGCCCGCGACCGAGGGCCTGCTCGAGCGCAACGGCCGCGACATCGAGGAGTACGACCTCGTCGAGCTCAACGAGGCCTTCGCCAGTCAGAGTCTCTACTCGCGCGATCAGCTCGGAATTGATCCCGACATCTTCAACGTCAACGGCGGCGCAATCGCTATCGGACATCCGCTCGGCGCCTCCGGTGCACGCCTGCCGGTAACGCTGATCCACGAACTGCAAAAGCGCGGCGGCGGTCTCGGTCTGGCGACGCTCTGTGTCGGCTTCGGTCAGGGTGCGGCGATCGAGTTCGAAGTCGACTGA
- a CDS encoding DUF7529 family protein, with product MSDDDRAPVTTPEWGELVADAGGIAANYRDDGWDGVVLDPIEVTPVDDEERFGLDVEVTEDEYDLVAKLVDREDVTFGGAEVYYRPSEGDDRRFALAVERDEATETAVFVPLTYALSESHGVFERALREADLQIHVRPEAAEQWIVFSHEDPSLFLEESDVRKWGDG from the coding sequence ATGAGCGACGACGACAGAGCCCCCGTCACGACGCCGGAGTGGGGGGAACTGGTCGCGGACGCGGGCGGAATCGCCGCGAACTACCGCGACGACGGCTGGGACGGCGTCGTGCTCGATCCGATCGAGGTGACGCCGGTCGACGACGAGGAGCGGTTCGGACTCGACGTCGAAGTGACCGAGGACGAGTACGACCTCGTCGCGAAACTCGTCGACCGCGAGGACGTCACCTTCGGTGGCGCCGAGGTGTACTACCGGCCGTCAGAGGGCGACGACCGTCGATTCGCCCTTGCGGTCGAGCGCGACGAGGCGACCGAGACGGCCGTCTTCGTCCCGCTCACGTACGCGCTCTCGGAGTCCCACGGCGTCTTCGAGCGCGCGCTTCGCGAGGCGGACCTCCAGATCCACGTCCGGCCGGAAGCGGCCGAGCAGTGGATCGTCTTCTCTCACGAGGATCCGTCGCTGTTCCTCGAGGAGTCGGACGTCCGGAAGTGGGGCGACGGGTAG